Proteins from one Acanthopagrus latus isolate v.2019 chromosome 18, fAcaLat1.1, whole genome shotgun sequence genomic window:
- the LOC119008124 gene encoding alpha-1A adrenergic receptor-like: protein MSLSTDNVTNLWKNGSAELGGTLGASSPVNFTNSSGGNHTEPGVVDLTRAIPLGLVLGAFIVFAIAGNILVILSVVCNRHLRTPTNYFIINLAIADLLLSTTVLPVSATLEILDYWVFGRIFCDIWAAVDVLCCTASIMSLCVISIDRYIGVSHPLQYPGIVTEKRALWAMLGVWALSVVISIGPLFGWKQPPSPDDTVCPITEEPFYALFSSLGSFYIPLVVILAMYCRVYIVAKRTTKNLEAGVMRERMNSSELTLRIHKGSQVQEEPGSSGTGKGRASQARSSLTVKLLKFSREKKAAKTLGVVVGMFTLCWLPFFLALPIGSFNVNLRPPDVLFKVIFWLGYFNSCLNPIIYPCYNREFKLAFIRILKCQCHQRKRPGWRAYNYRSSNISSSGNSRKGSADHNSSCLNGSQRTLPSSASPSPSYLSKGLPPCPEGETLYIWGATTPTPSTPNLLPGSPADFQQGALRGEVRGGKAGEEMTGGVFSFSFGKNRDKGGLNRDSTVPDDKV, encoded by the exons ATGAGTCTGAGCACTGACAATGTCACAAACTTGTGGAAAAATGGTTCCGCGGAACTCGGCGGGACTCTGGGCGCGTCCTCCCCGGTCAACTTCACCAACAGCTCCGGGGGGAACCACACGGAGCCCGGCGTGGTGGATCTCACCCGAGCCATCCCGCTCGGCTTGGTGCTCGGGGCTTTCATCGTGTTCGCCATCGCGGGCAACATCCTCGTCATCCTCTCGGTGGTGTGCAACAGGCACCTGCGCACCCCGACGAACTACTTCATCATCAACCTGGCCATCGCCGACCTGCTGCTGAGCACCACGGTGCTGCCGGTGTCCGCCACCCTGGAGATCCTCGACTACTGGGTGTTCGGCAGGATCTTCTGTGACATCTGGGCGGCGGTGGATGTGCTGTGCTGCACCGCGTCCATCATGAGCCTGTGCGTAATATCCATCGACCGCTACATCGGAGTGAGCCACCCGCTGCAGTACCCGGGCATCGTGACGGAGAAGCGCGCCCTGTGGGCCATGCTCGGGGTGTGGGCGCTGTCGGTGGTCATCTCCATCGGACCTCTGTTCGGGTGGAAGCAGCCGCCGTCGCCGGACGACACGGTGTGCCCCATCACCGAGGAGCCGTTTTACGCGCTCTTCTCCTCCCTCGGCTCCTTCTACATCCCCCTGGTCGTTATCCTGGCCATGTACTGTCGGGTGTACATAGTCGCCAAACGGACCACTAAGAACCTGGAGGCCGGCGTGATGCGCGAGAGGATGAACTCCAGCGAGCTGACCCTCAGGATCCACAAGGGCTCGCAGGTGCAGGAGGAGCCCGGCAGCTCCGGCACCGGGAAGGGCCGCGCGTCCCAGGCGAGAAGTTCCCTCACGGTGAAACTTCTGAAATTCTCCCGAGAGAAGAAAGCGGCAAAAACTTTGGGAGTTGTGGTCGGCATGTTTACGCTCTGTTGGCTGCCCTTCTTTCTCGCCTTACCCATAG GGTCTTTTAATGTGAACCTGCGCCCACCAGATGTCCTCTTCAAAGTGATCTTCTGGCTGGGCTACTTCAACAGCTGCCTGAACCCCATCATCTACCCCTGCTACAACCGCGAGTTCAAGCTTGCCTTCATCCGCATCCTCAAATGCCAGTGTCATCAGCGTAAACGTCCCGGCTGGAGGGCGTACAACTACCGTTCCTCCAACATCAGCTCCTCTGGAAATTCGCGCAAAGGCTCAGCGGATCACAACTCCAGCTGCTTGAACGGCAGCCAGCGTACCCTGCCCTCCTCAGCCAGTCCGAGCCCCAGCTACCTGAGCAAGGGACTCCCACCCTGCCCCGAAGGGGAAACATTATACATCTGGGGGGCCACCACCCCGACTCCCTCCACACCCAACCTGCTGCCCGGCAGCCCTGCAGACTTCCAGCAGGGAGCCCTGAgaggggaggtgagaggagggaaagcAGGCGAGGAGATGACTGGgggtgttttctctttctcctttggGAAGAATCGAGACAAGGGAGGGCTCAACAGAGATAGCACCGTGCCTGATGATAAGGTGTGA
- the LOC119008125 gene encoding 5-hydroxytryptamine receptor 4-like, translating to MERHPHGFIWSGWWLASCLIMISTAGTNTSDNHTLTNPPALFHSTAAKVSVLCLLLPIPVLAIMGNLLIMAAVARFQSLRTLANAFMVSLAVADLLVATLVMPFSLVRSIDRWRFGRCFCRVHFLLDVTFCTSSIFNLSCVALDRYIAVCDPLHYPARMSPRRVTMLLLLCWILPLVFSSLCVSLGMNTQFLPQSCPAMFQAPYAFATSAISFFIPVCFMLFAYGKIFKAARRQARWIHAIDQQMNQSSMRTDTSRRVQTRVESHSLKKEQKAVKTLGLIIGVFLLCWLPFFCLNMARPLKGYSISPLVLEASMWLGYANSSLNPFLYTLFNKNYRHTFAAMLDCGPLGRQIRAGLDSSPFSRQAHTVVTLETISR from the coding sequence ATGGAAAGGCATCCGCATGGATTTATTTGGAGTGGCTGGTGGCTCGCGTCTTGCCTCATCATGATTTCCACAGCAGGAACTAACACCTCAGATAACCACACCCTGACTAATCCTCCTGCTTTATTTCATAGCACCGCTGCCAAAGTCTCTGTGCTGTGCCTGCTCCTACCCATCCCCGTCCTGGCCATCATGGGAAATCTCCTCATCATGGCCGCGGTGGCACGTTTCCAGAGCCTCCGGACACTCGCCAATGCTTTCATGGTTTCCCTGGCAGTGGCAGACCTCCTGGTTGCCACGCTGGTGATGCCTTTCAGTCTGGTGCGTTCCATCGACAGATGGCGCTTCGGGCGCTGCTTCTGCCGAGTCCACTTCCTGCTCGATGTCACCTTCTGTACGTCCTCCATTTTTAATCTCAGCTGCGTGGCACTGGACCGATACATAGCAGTGTGCGACCCGCTGCACTATCCTGCCCGGATGTCTCCCAGACGTGTgaccatgctgctgctgctctgctggatTCTGCCTCTggtcttctcctctctctgtgtctccctcgGCATGAACACTCAGTTTCTTCCTCAGAGCTGTCCAGCCATGTTTCAAGCTCCTTACGCCTTTGCAACCTCAGCCATCTCCTTCTTCATTCCCGtgtgtttcatgctgtttgCCTATGGGAAAATCTTCAAGGCTGCCCGGAGACAAGCGAGGTGGATCCACGCAATCGATCAGCAGATGAACCAGAGTTCGATGAGGACTGACACCAGCAGACGAGTCCAGACTCGTGTTGAAAGCCATTCCCTGAAGAAGGAACAAAAGGCAGTGAAGACACTGGGTCTGATCATTGGGGTCTTCCTGCTCTGCTGGCTTCCTTTCTTTTGCCTGAACATGGCTCGTCCTCTGAAGGGCTACAGCATCAGCCCCCTGGTCCTGGAGGCCTCCATGTGGCTTGGATATGCTAACTCCTCTCTGAACCCTTTCCTCTACACCTTGTTCAACAAGAACTACCGTCACACATTTGCAGCCATGTTAGACTGTGGA